CATCGTGGCGCCGATAATCTGTTTTTTCAGTTTGTCGATTTTCACCTTCACGGTATGATAGCTCTTGCCATCGGGTTTTTCAGGATAGAGGTTGATATACTGAATAGCGCGGCCGCCTTCGGTTACTTCTTTCTCAAACTTATATTTGAAACCTTTCTCGTGAATTGTGAAAATATCAGAGGGCACAATTGCATTTTTCGCATTGGGCTTGTTCGGATCCGGAGCATTGTCAACCGTAACCTCCCCGTCTTTTTCACTGTAGTTGCAAATTACTTTTGTATTGCTGCGGTACTCCTCCTTGTAAATTTTCTCTTTTATTTTTTTGTTGAGGATTACCTTATATTTTTTGCCTTTGAGCACAACTGTGCCATCCTGCACATCTTTTGTACCGTTTGGTTTCTCAATGGTAATGCTGAATGAAGCTGTAATGCTGGTGTAGGCCTTTGCGGTTTTGCTCACCTCATCGAGGATGGCTTTGGCTTTAGGATCCTGTTGTGCGGTGGCATTCACAGCGATCAGAAGTGCGGTGGCGGCAAGCGCCTTTTTAAGGGTAGGTTTCATTTTAGAAATCCGATTATGCTGGTCAGGTTTCAAAAAGCGTTCCAAAGTTACAAAATGGTTGTGTTGGTTGTTAAATGATTGATAATCAACAATAATTTTAACACGATTTGTAATTTGTGATTAGACGCCGAAAAAACAGCCGGGTTTAACAGCCCGGCTGAATCAGTTATGTCATTGTTTGAATTTCGGGTTAAAACGGATCACTTCCGCCTTTGTTTCCGCCCAGCATCTGTTCGAGCGAGAGTATGTCTTTCACGAGTACTTCTCGGGCTTTGCTGCCTTCAAACGGTCCAATAATTCCGGCCGCTTCCAGCTGATCAACAATGCGGCCGGCGCGGTTGTAGCCGAGTTTGAGTTTACGCTGAAGCAGTGAGGCTGAGCCCTGCTGGTGATTAACCACAATGCGAGCCGCTTCTTCAAACAGCGAATCGCGGTCGCCTTCGTCAATTTCAAGTTTGGCATCGCTGTTTTCGTCCACATACTCAGGCAGCAGGAATGCACTCGGGTAGCCGCGCTGGTCGCCGATGAACTGGCAGATGCGTTCTACTTCGGGCGTGTCAACAAACGCGCATTGAAGTCGGGTGAGGTCGTTGCCGGTTGAGTAAAGCATATCGCCGCGGCCAATCAGCTGTTCGGCTCCGCCGGCATCAAGAATGGTGCGCGAATCGATTTTTGAGGTTACGCGGAATGCGATGCGCGCCGGGAAGTTGGCTTTGATGGTACCGGTAATGATATTAACCGACGGGCGCTGTGTGGCAATAATGAGGTGAATGCCTACAGCGCGGGCAAGCTGGGCAAGGCGGGCAATAGGCGTTTCTACTTCTTTGCCGGCAGTCATAATCAGGTCGGCAAATTCATCCACCACCAGCACGATGTAAGGCAGGAATTTATGCTCGCCGGAGGGCGGCAGGCGGCGCTGTACAATTTTGGCATTGTATTCTTTGATGTTGCGCACCTGTGCATCTTTCAGCAAGTCGTAGCGCGTATCCATTTCAATGCACAGCGAGTTGAGCGTGTGTACTACCTTCTTGGTATCGGTAATAATGGCTTCGGCGCTGTCGGGCAGTTTGGCGAGGAAGTGGCGCTCAATTTTGTTGAACAATGTAAGTTCCACTTTTTTCGGGTCCACCAGCACGAATTTGATTTGCGCCGGATGCTTTTTGTAAAGCAGCGAAACAAGAATTGCATTCAACCCAACTGATTTACCCTGACCGGTAGCACCCGCCATAAGCAGGTGAGGCATTTTGGCCAGATCGGCAATGTAAATTTCGTTTGAGATGGTTTTGCCCAGCGCCACCGGCAAATCCATGGCACTGTGCTGAAAACGTTCTGAAGCCAGCAGCGCACGCATGGGCACCATTTCGGGGTGCTGGTTGGGGACTTCAATGCCAATGGTGCCTTTACCGGGAATCGGTGCGATGATACGAATGCCCAGCGCCGAAAGACTCAGTGCAATATCGTCTTCCAGGTTTTTGATTTTGGAAATGCGCACACCAGCCGCCGGATTTATTTCGTAAAGCGTAACCGTAGGGCCAATGGTGGCTTTAATTTTTTCGATTGCAATGCCGTAGTTGCCCAGCGTTTCCACAATGCGGTTTTTATTGGCATTAAGCTCCTCGGTATTTACGCCCCCATCTTTTCCGGTACTGTAATTTTCGAGCAGGTCGATAGTGGGAAACTGGTAGCTGCCCAGTTCGAGTGTGGGATCAAACTCGCCAAACTCGCGCACCAGTTCATCGGCTTTGTTTTCAATTTCATCGGCGCTGAGTTCTGCTTCTTCTTTCTTCTCTACAGTGAATTGAATGTTGTCGTCGGCCGTAAGGTCTGTGGTAACGGGCAACAGGGGTGGGATTTCGGCCACAGGCAGTGGTTCGGGCTCCGGTTCCGGCTCAGCGGTTTCTTCTTCATTTTCTGTTTCGTCAGCTGTTTCTTCTTCTGCAGGTGTTTCCACCGTCATCAGCACGGGCTCGGGAATTTCTTCGTCATCTTCTGTTTCGTCTTCAATATCCAGTGCCTCATTTTCGTCGGGTTGCTGGCGTATTTGGTTGCGCATGCCGGCGGCAGTTGTTTCTTCCCGGGCGGGTTCTTCTTCTGTTTCGGTGGCAGCGGGTTTACGAGCAAATACAAACGAGAAATTGAACACCACAATTAAAAACGCCGATGCAATAAAGAGCAGGAAAAGCCCTGTGCCTATTTTGCCAAACACGCTGTTGAGCCAGCTGCTGACTTCGTAGCCAAACACGCCGCCCGGGTAAAATACGGCTGTACTGAACACATAGCCCAGCAGCACCGAGCCAAAGAGCAGGGCAAACACGCCAAAGCGGAAGGTTTTGCCAAAGGGCAGTATTTCGGCGCCGGTAAGCATGCGTATGCCGCCAATAAACGAAAGCAGCGGAACGACAAAGGCCATAATACCAAAGCCGCTGTGAATAAATGCGTGCGACACCAGCGCCCCGAATTTGCCGAGCACATTGGTTATGCGTGAGGAGGCTGCAAAAAGTTCGCTGAGCGGGCCCATTACCATATTCTGGTCGGCTTTCCAGGTAAAGAAGTAGGAGAGGAAAGCCACCGCGAGGTAGGGCGTAACAATGAAAAGCAGGAAAGCCCCGATGAGTTTGCGCAGGCGTTCGTCGTTATTGAAACGGTCGCGCAGGCCGCCAAACAGTCTGAATTTAGGGCGCGATGTATTGGCGGGCTGTTCGGATTGGCTTTGGGGTTCGGGTGCGGGACGCTGCGGGCGTTTTTTGCGCTCGGGGGGCGGGGGGGGCGTTTCCTGCTCCGGCTCAGGTTGCCGGAGTGTATTGCGCACTGTGTTTTTCTTTTGTTTTGGTTCTTCGGCCATTTGGGCAGTATTCGGGATGCAAACGATCAAAAGTACATTCGTCAAGTGCACAACGCCGGAGCCGGGCGAAATCTTATAAACGGGGGGGTGTTCAGAAAGGTGGGTTCGTTTCTATGTTGTGTTTCGTATAAAATGTTGTAATCAAAATAACTTGGCTTTAATTCGTTGGAATCGTTGAAATAAAGCTTGTCTTGCTACTATTCATCCGGAATAATCTCTAAAACTTGTTACCGTAAGCAAAAATAGCCCCAATGCAGCGGCTGCATAAATCAGATTGAGAAAAACGATAAGATGTGCATTGCGCTTTCTGATTAATGAATAAATACATAAACCAATACCTGTAGCGGCCAGTAAAAGGTGGATAAGTATTGCCACTGTTAATGGAAAATAAAACAGCCATATTGCATACCTGAAATCAAGAAGAGTAATTGCCGCAGCAATAAAATAAATCAAGGCAATAAAATCAGAAACAATGTTATGCTTACGAGCCAGTAAATACATCCAGCCGAATTGTCCCATTTTCATTTATCACCATTAGTTTCAGGATGGCTTTGATCATCCAAACATCTGCTCCAGCTTTTCCAGCTCTCCATCAAGCAGGGCCTGCAAATAATGTAGCACTTCATTGCTGTCCTGAACTGTTTTTTCGTTCAGGTAGTCAGGCTCCATAATTTCCTTTTTGCCAAAGAGACTTCGTTTGGTAATCAATTTAGGCCGTTTGTAAAAAAGTAGCCACACCTGCCCATCAATGGCAGAAATGCAAAGGCCGTGTTTCTGTTCAGTGCGTTCAACTTCAAGCGAGGGTGAATGAAACACTTCCTGTGCAGGAGTGGCGTCCATTTTCGTCAAAAGTTCCTTCCACGGCGTGGAGGAGAATGTGTGCAGGATTTGGGTGGCACTGAGCGGCCCCAGGTCAACAAATTCGGGATTAAACGGATCGGCGAAGGAGGCGCGAAAAGACATGCGATTATTGGTAATTTGTGTTTTGGGGCCTAACAGCCTCTAAGGCTAAAAGTAAGCAATTGCAGGCCGACAGGCACGGCTGAGGTAATTTTGCAACGAATAACGGTATTAATCGTTGCAAAAAGTGCGGCGAATGTTTGGAAGGGAGGGAGGGGGGATGTATATTTGTGGCGAAAGGTAAGGCGAATGAGTGATTACATACATCAGAAGTATAACTGGCCGGTTTTCCTTTGGGAGAGTGATGAAGTAATTGATGAGCTTAGCGAAGCCAGGAATCTGCAGGGCCGGTTACTTGGAAAAATGCAGATGTTCGGGTTTGAACTACAGGATGAGGCTTTATTTGAAACCCTTACGCTGGATGTACTAAAGTCGTCGGAAATTGAAGGTGAGATGCTTAATCCGTTGCAGGTGCGGTCGTCGATAGCGGAGCGGCTGGGAATTGAATTTGCCGGGGCAGTTGCATCAGACAGGAACGTGGATGGAATGGTGGATATGCTTATTGATGCTACCCGGAATTGTTTTGAACCATTAACCAAAGAACGGCTTTTTGGCTGGCATTCGGCTTTATTCCCTACAGGCAGAAGCGGGATGTTTCCGATTGTTGTGGGCGACTGGAGAAAAGACACGAAGGGGAAAATGCAGGTTGTATCGGGAGTGGCGGGGAAAGAAAAGGTGCATTTTGTAGCTCCGGATGCCGAATTGCTTGAGGATGAGATGGAAGCATTTTTGTACTGGTTTAACGGGAAGTACAAACTTGATCCGGTAATTAAAGCCGCTATAGCGCACTTATGGTTTATTACCATTCACCCGTTTCAGGATGGAAACGGGCGTATTGCAAGAGCATTAACGGATATGCTGCTGGCGCGTTCGGATAAAAGTATGCAGCGGTTTTACAGTATGTCGGCCCAGATACGGATTGACAGAAAGGCTTATTACCACATACTGGAGAAAACGCAGAAGGGGCACCTGTTCATTACCGAGTGGGTAAGGTGGTTTTTGAATTGTCTGATTAATGCGTTGCATGCCTCGGAAACAGTGCTTACACGTGTGTTGAAGAAAGCCGAGTTCTGGAAGAAATATTCGAAGGTTAACTTTAATGAGCGGCAGAAAAAAGTATTGGTAAAGCTGCTTGAAGGGTTTGACGGGAAACTTACTTCGATGAAATGGGCAAAACTTGTGAAATGTTCGAAGGATACGGCGATACGTGATATTAATGATCTGATCGGGAAGAATGTGTTGAAGAAAGACGGGGCCGGGGGGAGAAGTACAAGTTATTTGCTGGTGAGTTAAAAAACTGCCTCCTTCAGCCAAAGCCGGAGGAGGCAGAAAAAAATGCGTTACAAACGCTTAGAATCGCTCGAGTTGCGAGAAGAAGAAATTGCCTTCGATAGCGGCGTTTTCATCGCTGTCTGAGCCGTGAATGGCATTGGCCGCAATTGAAGTGGCAAAGCGTGCGCGGATTGTTCCGGGTTCGGCTTTGGCAGGATCGGTAGCGCCGATGAGTGTACGGAAATCGGCTACGGCATTGTCTTTTTCAAGAATAGCAGCCACGATGGGGCCAGACGACATATAGCTAACCAGTTCGCCGTAGAAGGGGCGTTCTTTGTGGATTTCGTAAAATTTGCCAGCCGCTTCGGGAGTGAGGCGGGTGTATTTCATGGCCACAATGCGGAAACCGGCTTCGTTAATCTGCGCCAGAATGGGGCCAATGTGGTTGTTGCCCGTAGCATCGGGCTTGATCATGGTGAAAGTTTTGTTGCCTGCCATAGTAGTTTTTGTTGATGCCTTTTCAAAAAGGCGTGCAAAGATAGTGGTTTTTGAGTGTTTATGCACATTTACTGTTATTTTTACGGCTTAATTCCACCTTGTGAAGCCTGCCGAAAAAACCGCGCTTAAACGCCTGCTTGCCCAGCCGCAGCAAATTGTAATTGTTACACATTGGTCGCCTGATGGCGATGCTATTGGTTCCTCGCTGGGGCTTTGGCATTACCTGCGCAAAAAGGGGCACAGTGTAAACGTGGTAACGCCCAACGATTATCCCGAATTTCTGCACTGGATGCCCGGCCACAAACAGGTTACCGATGCCCAGCGCAATCCGGCCAAGGCGGCCAGGCTCATAGCCAAAGCCTCGCTCATTTTCTGTCTCGATTTTAATGATCTCAAACGCATAAACGTACTGGGCAAGCTGGTGGCCGAAAGTCAGGCGCCCAAAGTGCTTATCGACCATCACCCCCAACCTGATGCTTTTGCCCGCTTCAGCCTGCACGAGGTAAAAGCCAGCTCCACCGCCGAACTCATTTACGAGTTTATGTCGCTCATGGGCGATGAAAAGCTGGTGGATAAACACATAGCCAACTGCCTTTACGTAGGTATAATGACCGATACGGGCTCGTTTCGTTTTCCGGCCACAACCGCGCGTACGCATGCCGTAGTGCAGCGGCTTATGGAGGCTGGCGCAGAAAATGCACTGAATCACAACCGCATTTACGACGATAATACCGAAAACCGGATCCGTCTGTTGGGTTATGCGTTGAGCGAAAAGCTGGTGGTGCTGCCCGAATTCCGCACGGCGTTTTTTGCGCTGAGCCACGAAGAGCATGAGCGTTTTCATTTCCAGAAAGGCGATACGGAAGGGCTGGTGAATTATGGCCTTACCATGCGCGGCATTGTGTTTTCGGCCTTTTTTGCCGAGCGCGACGGAATTATAAAATGTTCGTTCCGCTCGAAAGGGAAGTTTGATGTGAATGTGTTTGCGCGCGAGAACTTCAGCGGCGGCGGCCATGTGAATGCGGCCGGCGGGGCTTCACAACTTTCGTTAAACGATACCGTTTCTAAGTTCAGAAAGCTGCTTCCGAAGTATCTTGCAGCATTAAACAAAGCCTAAACAACCATGAAACGCATTGGTGTGTTACTGCTTGCGCTCTCCGCACTGGTTGCTGCCTGCTCGGAAGATAAGCCTGTGCAGCGCCGCCGGCCGCTTACTGAAAAGCAGATGCGCGACGGATCAGTGAAAATGCACACGTGGGACAGGCAGCGGCAGGCCGACGAAATAGACCAGTACATCCGCCGTCAGGGCTGGACAATGGAAACCACGGCATCGGGCCTGCGCTGGATGCTGCTCAAAAAAGGCAGCGGCACGCAAACCGCCCAACCCGGCCAGATTGCCAAAGTGTATTACACCATTAAACTCATGGACGGCACGGTGTGCTACACGTCTGACAAAGACGGCTCGCGGAGTTTTGTAATTGGGCGCGATGATGTGGAGCCCGGCATACACGAAGGCGTGCAGCTGATGCACACCGGCGATAAAATGCGGTTTGTGCTGCCCTCGCATCTTGCACACGGACTTACGGGCGACAATGCCAAAATACCGCTGCTGGCCTCGCTGGTGTGTGAACTTGAACTTTTAAAAATCTCCCAGCCCGAGTAATGCGATTTTATTCTCTCCCGCTTTTTTTCTGTGTAGTTACGCTGCTTGCTGCCTGTGGCAACGAATCGTCGAAATATCCCGGCTACAGCGAAGCCGGCGAAGAAGTGTACTGGAAACTCATTGAACCCGGCGAGGCTGAAAAGCAACCCGGCGAAAACGATTTCATTGAAGTACGCATGCGCAACAGCTTCAACGGCACGGTATTTTTCGATTCGGAGCTGCAAAGTGCCCGTGGCACCGTGCTCATGCCGTTTGCAGGGAACAAACATCTGGCTATGCTGCACGAAGGCGACAGCGCCGCCATTTTGCTCCCCGGCGGCGATTTACGTCTGCCCGGCATGCCCGATACCGGCATGATGCAAATGAATATACGCCTGGTGCGCATCCTCTCCGAAGCCGAGTACAACAAACGCATTACCCAAACCGACACCGACGCCGACGAACAAATTCTCATTGCCCGTTACCTCAGCCGTCAGAAAATTGCCGCAAAACCCGACAGTACGGGCATGGTATTTATTCCGGTAAGTGCAGGCAGCGGGCGCACCGCTTCAGGCGCTAAAACCGTTACCGTGCGCTATACCGGCAGCTTTTTAAACGGACGTGTGTTTGATAATAATGCCAGCGGCGAAAAGGGTGTGGCTTTCAGCTGGGGGAGCGAAGGACAGTTAATTCCCGGATTAACCCGTGCATTGCGTGGTATGAAAACGGGCGGAAAAGCAAAAATAGTCCTACCTTCGGCGCTGGCTTTTGGGAATGGTGGCTCAAGCACCGGACTCATTCCGCCACATACGCCCGTGGTGTATGAACTCGAATTTTTATCTGCAGAATAAATATTTCCTAATTCAATCAATGAAAAATGTCCTGTTTGCTGCACTTGCAGCAGTTTCAGTAGCCGCCGTTTCGTGCACCGAAGGTGGTCCTTTCCCGGGCTTCGAAAAACAAACGCCCTCTACCTACATCAAGTTTCATAAAAAAGGCGATGGAAAAGACACGGCCGGACAGGGTGGTGTGGCTTTCCTTCAGTTGAAACTGATTACCCCGCTCGATTCGGTGATTCAGGACTTCAATGCGGCACGCGGCGAGCAGTCGGTACCGATGCGTCTGGAGCCCTCTCGTTTTAAAGGCGATTTTCTGGATATTATTGCACACCTGCACAAAGG
This genomic window from Bacteroidota bacterium contains:
- a CDS encoding outer membrane lipoprotein carrier protein LolA — encoded protein: MKPTLKKALAATALLIAVNATAQQDPKAKAILDEVSKTAKAYTSITASFSITIEKPNGTKDVQDGTVVLKGKKYKVILNKKIKEKIYKEEYRSNTKVICNYSEKDGEVTVDNAPDPNKPNAKNAIVPSDIFTIHEKGFKYKFEKEVTEGGRAIQYINLYPEKPDGKSYHTVKVKIDKLKKQIIGATMLNTDGSKMIYVVKTFTPNLAVNDTEFEYSLKNYPAGTEEVDLR
- a CDS encoding DNA translocase FtsK; its protein translation is MAEEPKQKKNTVRNTLRQPEPEQETPPPPPERKKRPQRPAPEPQSQSEQPANTSRPKFRLFGGLRDRFNNDERLRKLIGAFLLFIVTPYLAVAFLSYFFTWKADQNMVMGPLSELFAASSRITNVLGKFGALVSHAFIHSGFGIMAFVVPLLSFIGGIRMLTGAEILPFGKTFRFGVFALLFGSVLLGYVFSTAVFYPGGVFGYEVSSWLNSVFGKIGTGLFLLFIASAFLIVVFNFSFVFARKPAATETEEEPAREETTAAGMRNQIRQQPDENEALDIEDETEDDEEIPEPVLMTVETPAEEETADETENEEETAEPEPEPEPLPVAEIPPLLPVTTDLTADDNIQFTVEKKEEAELSADEIENKADELVREFGEFDPTLELGSYQFPTIDLLENYSTGKDGGVNTEELNANKNRIVETLGNYGIAIEKIKATIGPTVTLYEINPAAGVRISKIKNLEDDIALSLSALGIRIIAPIPGKGTIGIEVPNQHPEMVPMRALLASERFQHSAMDLPVALGKTISNEIYIADLAKMPHLLMAGATGQGKSVGLNAILVSLLYKKHPAQIKFVLVDPKKVELTLFNKIERHFLAKLPDSAEAIITDTKKVVHTLNSLCIEMDTRYDLLKDAQVRNIKEYNAKIVQRRLPPSGEHKFLPYIVLVVDEFADLIMTAGKEVETPIARLAQLARAVGIHLIIATQRPSVNIITGTIKANFPARIAFRVTSKIDSRTILDAGGAEQLIGRGDMLYSTGNDLTRLQCAFVDTPEVERICQFIGDQRGYPSAFLLPEYVDENSDAKLEIDEGDRDSLFEEAARIVVNHQQGSASLLQRKLKLGYNRAGRIVDQLEAAGIIGPFEGSKAREVLVKDILSLEQMLGGNKGGSDPF
- a CDS encoding Fic family protein codes for the protein MSDYIHQKYNWPVFLWESDEVIDELSEARNLQGRLLGKMQMFGFELQDEALFETLTLDVLKSSEIEGEMLNPLQVRSSIAERLGIEFAGAVASDRNVDGMVDMLIDATRNCFEPLTKERLFGWHSALFPTGRSGMFPIVVGDWRKDTKGKMQVVSGVAGKEKVHFVAPDAELLEDEMEAFLYWFNGKYKLDPVIKAAIAHLWFITIHPFQDGNGRIARALTDMLLARSDKSMQRFYSMSAQIRIDRKAYYHILEKTQKGHLFITEWVRWFLNCLINALHASETVLTRVLKKAEFWKKYSKVNFNERQKKVLVKLLEGFDGKLTSMKWAKLVKCSKDTAIRDINDLIGKNVLKKDGAGGRSTSYLLVS
- a CDS encoding nucleoside-diphosphate kinase, with the protein product MAGNKTFTMIKPDATGNNHIGPILAQINEAGFRIVAMKYTRLTPEAAGKFYEIHKERPFYGELVSYMSSGPIVAAILEKDNAVADFRTLIGATDPAKAEPGTIRARFATSIAANAIHGSDSDENAAIEGNFFFSQLERF
- a CDS encoding bifunctional oligoribonuclease/PAP phosphatase NrnA, producing the protein MKPAEKTALKRLLAQPQQIVIVTHWSPDGDAIGSSLGLWHYLRKKGHSVNVVTPNDYPEFLHWMPGHKQVTDAQRNPAKAARLIAKASLIFCLDFNDLKRINVLGKLVAESQAPKVLIDHHPQPDAFARFSLHEVKASSTAELIYEFMSLMGDEKLVDKHIANCLYVGIMTDTGSFRFPATTARTHAVVQRLMEAGAENALNHNRIYDDNTENRIRLLGYALSEKLVVLPEFRTAFFALSHEEHERFHFQKGDTEGLVNYGLTMRGIVFSAFFAERDGIIKCSFRSKGKFDVNVFARENFSGGGHVNAAGGASQLSLNDTVSKFRKLLPKYLAALNKA
- a CDS encoding FKBP-type peptidyl-prolyl cis-trans isomerase, whose translation is MKRIGVLLLALSALVAACSEDKPVQRRRPLTEKQMRDGSVKMHTWDRQRQADEIDQYIRRQGWTMETTASGLRWMLLKKGSGTQTAQPGQIAKVYYTIKLMDGTVCYTSDKDGSRSFVIGRDDVEPGIHEGVQLMHTGDKMRFVLPSHLAHGLTGDNAKIPLLASLVCELELLKISQPE
- a CDS encoding FKBP-type peptidyl-prolyl cis-trans isomerase; its protein translation is MRFYSLPLFFCVVTLLAACGNESSKYPGYSEAGEEVYWKLIEPGEAEKQPGENDFIEVRMRNSFNGTVFFDSELQSARGTVLMPFAGNKHLAMLHEGDSAAILLPGGDLRLPGMPDTGMMQMNIRLVRILSEAEYNKRITQTDTDADEQILIARYLSRQKIAAKPDSTGMVFIPVSAGSGRTASGAKTVTVRYTGSFLNGRVFDNNASGEKGVAFSWGSEGQLIPGLTRALRGMKTGGKAKIVLPSALAFGNGGSSTGLIPPHTPVVYELEFLSAE